The Skermanella pratensis genome has a window encoding:
- the truA gene encoding tRNA pseudouridine(38-40) synthase TruA: protein MSRWKLTVEYDGREFVGWQRQDNGPSIQQCLEEAVEKLSGETVRVHGAGRTDAGVHALGQTAHFDLEKSLTERAVRDGLNFHLRPAPIAVLDAEPVPDDFHARMSAVERGYVYRIVNRRAPLALDYGRAWQIGRPLDAEAMDAAAGILIGCHDFTTFRASLCQAKSPVKTLDVLTVTRSGPEIRITARARSFLHHQIRNITGTLVLVGEGRWPVEQVRTALEARDRSKGGPTAPPDGLYFTDVVYDADRS, encoded by the coding sequence ATGAGCCGCTGGAAACTGACCGTCGAGTATGACGGCCGCGAATTCGTCGGCTGGCAGCGGCAGGACAACGGTCCGTCGATCCAGCAGTGCCTGGAGGAAGCCGTCGAGAAGCTGTCGGGCGAAACCGTACGCGTCCACGGCGCCGGCCGTACGGACGCGGGCGTACACGCCCTGGGACAGACCGCCCATTTCGACCTGGAGAAGTCCCTGACCGAGCGCGCCGTCCGCGACGGGCTGAACTTCCACCTGCGGCCGGCTCCTATCGCGGTGCTCGATGCCGAACCCGTCCCGGACGATTTCCACGCCCGAATGTCCGCCGTCGAGCGCGGCTATGTCTACCGCATCGTCAACCGCCGCGCCCCGCTGGCCCTGGACTACGGCCGCGCCTGGCAGATCGGCCGCCCCCTGGACGCCGAGGCCATGGACGCGGCCGCCGGGATCCTGATCGGATGCCACGACTTCACGACTTTCCGCGCCAGCCTGTGCCAGGCGAAATCCCCGGTGAAGACCCTCGACGTGCTGACCGTGACCCGCTCCGGCCCCGAGATCCGCATCACCGCCCGCGCCCGCTCATTCCTTCACCACCAGATCCGCAACATCACCGGCACCCTGGTGCTGGTCGGCGAAGGCCGCTGGCCGGTGGAGCAGGTCCGCACCGCGCTCGAAGCGCGCGACCGCTCGAAGGGCGGCCCCACGGCACCGCCGGACGGGCTTTATTTCACGGATGTGGTGTACGATGCGGATCGGTCTTAG
- the fmt gene encoding methionyl-tRNA formyltransferase has product MTPLRLAFMGTPEFAAVGLRALIDAGHQIACVYSQPPRPAGRGHQMQRSPVHVLAEERGIPVRTPKSLRNAEAQADFAALGLDCAVVAAYGLILPQPILDAPRLGCLNIHASLLPRWRGAAPIHRALLAGDAETGVTIMRMDAGLDTGPMLLKGTVPITERTTAVELHDALAALGADLIVKALDGAADGSLTPVPQPEEGVTYAAKLTREDGRLDWSRPAAETERQVRALNPWPGVWFDLGKERIKVLGAESAGNHSGAAPGTLLDGRLTVACADGAIRLTRVQRPGKAAVDGDAFLRGFQLPVGTVLTAP; this is encoded by the coding sequence ATGACCCCTCTCCGCCTCGCCTTCATGGGCACGCCCGAGTTCGCGGCGGTCGGCCTCCGCGCCCTGATCGACGCCGGACACCAGATCGCCTGCGTCTACAGCCAGCCGCCCCGGCCCGCCGGCCGCGGCCACCAGATGCAGCGCTCGCCGGTCCATGTGCTGGCGGAGGAGCGCGGAATCCCGGTGCGGACGCCGAAGTCGCTCCGCAATGCCGAGGCCCAGGCCGACTTCGCCGCCCTCGGCCTGGACTGCGCCGTGGTCGCCGCCTATGGACTGATCCTGCCGCAGCCGATCCTGGACGCGCCGCGCCTCGGCTGCCTGAACATCCATGCCTCCCTGCTGCCGCGCTGGCGCGGCGCCGCCCCGATCCACCGCGCCCTGCTGGCGGGAGACGCGGAGACCGGCGTCACGATCATGCGGATGGATGCCGGCCTGGACACCGGCCCCATGCTGCTCAAGGGCACCGTTCCGATCACGGAACGGACGACCGCGGTCGAGTTGCACGATGCGCTGGCCGCCCTGGGCGCCGACCTGATCGTGAAGGCGCTGGACGGCGCGGCCGACGGGAGCCTGACGCCGGTTCCGCAGCCGGAGGAAGGCGTCACCTATGCCGCGAAGCTGACCCGCGAGGACGGCAGGCTGGACTGGAGCCGTCCTGCCGCCGAGACCGAACGCCAAGTGCGGGCGCTGAACCCCTGGCCGGGCGTCTGGTTCGACCTGGGCAAGGAGCGGATCAAGGTGCTGGGCGCCGAATCGGCCGGCAATCACTCCGGCGCCGCCCCCGGCACCCTGCTGGACGGCCGCCTGACGGTGGCCTGCGCGGACGGGGCCATCCGCCTGACCCGCGTGCAGCGGCCCGGCAAGGCGGCGGTGGACGGGGACGCCTTCCTGCGCGGCTTCCAATTGCCGGTCGGGACCGTGCTGACGGCACCATGA
- a CDS encoding class I SAM-dependent methyltransferase, which translates to MADTSETPPGQSQHGRIYGAARYYDIAFAYRDFAQECDFLTAAAARHLGRTPESVLELAAGPANHAIQLAGRGLRAVALDREPAMVRYGSEKAEAAGVEIAYQEGDMTGFALDRPVDMALLLLGSAACLLTNSAVISCLQRVSEALTPGGVLIVELPHPRELFNIDDATEDGWEVTRDGTRVRVRWGSPGDSLDPVSQVAQVTTTLTIWEGGRKQVIRDKAFQRRFTVQELDALARASGCLEAVAWFGGLDLDVAIDDPEEAWRMVAVFQKPHLR; encoded by the coding sequence TTGGCCGATACTTCCGAAACGCCGCCCGGCCAGTCGCAGCACGGCCGCATCTACGGCGCCGCGCGCTACTACGACATCGCCTTCGCCTATCGCGACTTCGCGCAGGAATGCGATTTCCTGACCGCCGCCGCGGCCCGTCACCTGGGCCGCACCCCGGAAAGCGTGCTCGAACTGGCCGCCGGACCGGCGAACCACGCGATCCAGCTTGCGGGCCGCGGCCTCCGGGCCGTGGCGCTCGACCGCGAGCCGGCGATGGTCCGTTACGGCAGCGAAAAAGCCGAGGCGGCCGGGGTAGAGATCGCCTATCAAGAAGGCGACATGACCGGTTTCGCGCTGGATCGGCCGGTCGACATGGCGCTTCTCCTGCTGGGCTCGGCCGCCTGCCTGCTGACCAACAGCGCCGTCATTTCGTGCCTGCAACGGGTCAGCGAGGCGTTGACTCCCGGCGGCGTGCTGATCGTCGAATTGCCCCACCCGCGCGAGCTGTTCAACATCGACGATGCGACCGAGGACGGCTGGGAGGTCACCCGCGACGGCACGCGGGTGCGGGTCCGCTGGGGATCCCCGGGCGACAGCCTCGACCCGGTCAGCCAGGTCGCCCAGGTGACCACGACCCTGACCATCTGGGAAGGCGGACGCAAGCAGGTGATCCGGGACAAGGCTTTCCAGCGCCGCTTCACGGTGCAGGAGCTGGACGCGCTGGCCCGGGCGAGCGGATGCCTGGAAGCGGTCGCCTGGTTCGGCGGGCTGGACCTGGATGTCGCGATCGACGATCCGGAGGAAGCCTGGCGCATGGTCGCCGTCTTCCAGAAGCCGCATCTTCGCTGA
- the def gene encoding peptide deformylase produces the protein MAIRPIIIAPDPVLKTKAKPVETIDGSIATLMDDMLETMYKAPGIGLAAPQIGVLKRVIVVDVAEKEEKPQPFAMANPEILWQSDEKSVHNEGCLSLPDHYADVTRPKQVRLRYLDRGGEVRELDADNLLATCIQHEIDHLNGVLFIDHLSLLKRNMILRKLQKQKRSQETV, from the coding sequence ATGGCCATCCGCCCCATCATCATCGCGCCCGATCCCGTCCTGAAGACCAAGGCGAAGCCGGTCGAGACCATCGACGGCTCCATCGCCACCCTGATGGACGACATGCTGGAGACCATGTACAAGGCGCCCGGCATCGGCTTGGCAGCACCCCAGATCGGCGTCCTGAAGCGGGTCATCGTGGTGGACGTGGCGGAGAAGGAGGAGAAGCCCCAGCCCTTCGCCATGGCGAACCCCGAGATCCTGTGGCAGTCGGACGAGAAGTCGGTCCATAACGAGGGCTGTCTCTCGCTGCCCGACCATTACGCCGACGTGACGCGGCCCAAGCAGGTGCGCCTGCGCTACCTGGACCGCGGCGGCGAGGTGCGGGAGCTGGACGCCGACAATCTGCTGGCGACCTGCATCCAGCACGAGATCGACCATCTGAACGGCGTGCTGTTCATCGATCACCTTTCGCTGCTGAAGCGCAACATGATCCTGCGCAAGCTCCAGAAACAGAAGCGGTCGCAGGAAACGGTCTGA